One region of Chryseobacterium sp. C-71 genomic DNA includes:
- a CDS encoding porin family protein, giving the protein MNKFLLKALVLASVSIATFADAQFRTRNRMDKLEDFDQQKFSWGFYLNGNILDYRIVHNPRYGMADNQNLVSSKSSTSFGAGLIAKFRVHDYLDVRLEPGLQFAQRQLTFNTQGNDIYQNGSLTNPAFTPILLTEKDKVREIKSTLVDIPVMLEFHGERWYNSRPYVAAGVNYIVNLQSNSDSEDDNQQQVFRSTTHNFAWSAEMGIQFYFNKFKLTPAVRGTFFMNNEMVADNATTPPYWSAAVSTLQTRAIMFVLKFE; this is encoded by the coding sequence ATGAATAAATTTCTATTAAAAGCTCTGGTTTTAGCCTCAGTTAGTATTGCAACATTTGCAGACGCTCAATTTAGAACTCGTAACAGGATGGACAAGCTGGAAGATTTTGACCAGCAAAAGTTCAGTTGGGGATTTTATCTGAATGGCAATATTCTAGATTACCGTATTGTGCATAACCCAAGATATGGTATGGCTGATAACCAGAACCTTGTAAGTTCTAAATCTAGTACTAGCTTTGGAGCAGGTTTGATTGCGAAATTCAGAGTGCATGATTACTTAGATGTAAGATTAGAACCGGGTTTACAGTTTGCTCAGAGACAATTGACATTCAATACGCAGGGAAATGATATTTATCAAAATGGAAGTCTAACGAATCCTGCATTTACTCCGATTTTATTAACTGAAAAAGATAAAGTAAGAGAGATTAAGTCTACTTTGGTAGATATTCCTGTTATGCTTGAATTTCATGGTGAAAGATGGTACAACTCAAGACCTTACGTTGCGGCGGGTGTGAATTACATCGTTAATTTACAGTCGAATTCTGATTCGGAAGACGATAACCAACAGCAGGTTTTCAGATCTACAACTCACAATTTTGCATGGTCTGCAGAAATGGGAATTCAGTTCTATTTCAATAAATTTAAATTGACTCCAGCCGTAAGAGGAACGTTCTTTATGAACAACGAAATGGTTGCTGATAACGCTACAACGCCACCTTATTGGTCTGCAGCAGTATCTACTTTACAGACAAGAGCGATCATGTTTGTATTGAAATTTGAATGA
- a CDS encoding 3-oxoacyl-ACP synthase III family protein: MPNTIIIGSGSYIPNRVIGRDYFLNSEFYTDEGEKIDKPTEEIISKFVEITEIENRRYIGEDTSNSKIGYEAAKIALEDAKVDGEELDYIIYASNFGEVGTNGAANFMPNMAGRVKNHLGIKNRKCITYDMIFGCPGWVEAMILADHFIKAGVAKTILVVGSETLSRVTDPYDRNKMIFADGAGAVVVKATDEENVGIISHNTICDNGPELEYLRNGASINKEFDDQKLYIRMMGRKIYEYALKNVPVAIKETIDNAGLSIDDIDKILIHQANAKMDYAMIDRLHKLYEVKDYDHAISPMTIQEFGNSSVATIPTMFDLIIKGKMDGHTFKEKGNIVMTSVGAGMNINAIVYKFP; encoded by the coding sequence ATGCCGAATACGATCATTATTGGTTCTGGATCTTACATTCCTAACAGAGTTATTGGTAGAGATTATTTTCTAAATTCTGAGTTCTATACCGATGAAGGCGAAAAAATAGACAAGCCAACCGAAGAAATTATCTCAAAATTTGTAGAAATTACAGAAATTGAAAACAGAAGATATATAGGCGAAGACACGTCAAATTCAAAAATTGGTTACGAAGCTGCAAAAATCGCTCTTGAGGACGCAAAAGTTGATGGTGAAGAGTTAGATTACATCATCTACGCAAGTAATTTTGGTGAAGTAGGAACCAATGGGGCTGCGAACTTTATGCCGAATATGGCGGGACGAGTGAAGAATCATTTAGGCATCAAAAACAGAAAATGCATCACTTATGATATGATTTTCGGATGTCCGGGTTGGGTGGAAGCAATGATTTTAGCAGACCACTTTATCAAAGCAGGAGTTGCCAAAACGATACTTGTAGTAGGTTCAGAAACTTTGAGCAGAGTAACTGATCCTTACGACAGAAATAAAATGATTTTCGCTGACGGTGCAGGTGCCGTGGTTGTGAAAGCAACCGACGAAGAAAATGTAGGTATTATTTCTCACAACACCATTTGTGACAACGGTCCGGAGCTTGAATATTTAAGAAACGGAGCATCCATCAACAAAGAATTTGATGATCAAAAACTGTACATCAGAATGATGGGTAGAAAAATCTACGAATATGCACTTAAAAACGTTCCCGTAGCAATTAAAGAAACCATCGATAATGCAGGATTATCTATTGATGATATCGACAAAATTCTGATCCACCAGGCCAATGCTAAGATGGATTATGCAATGATTGACAGACTTCACAAACTGTACGAAGTGAAAGATTATGATCACGCAATTTCACCAATGACGATTCAGGAGTTTGGAAATTCTTCTGTAGCAACCATTCCTACCATGTTTGATTTAATAATTAAAGGAAAAATGGATGGTCATACGTTTAAAGAAAAAGGTAACATTGTGATGACTTCGGTAGGTGCCGGAATGAATATCAATGCGATCGTTTATAAATTTCCTTAA
- a CDS encoding metallophosphoesterase: MQRNFLFIAAIFLFLEVYIYQAIRTLTDNSWIKIGYCVLSLVIYGFFAYEVSHFQRSDRSTMRAQIMISLFLVFILPKIFIVLFLLIDDIFRTGGYLIGLTRPTENFFPERRKFLSIMGLGLGGVLSALFIDGITFGKYRHTVRKVKVKIKNLPQSFKGYKIIQISDVHSGSFSDPSKLEHAIELINEQNADLVLFTGDMVNNVSEEFKPFIPLFSKIKAKDGKFAVLGNHDYGDYVTWESPNAKKVNLDQLIEYEKQAGFEMLMNENRAIDRNGEKLYILGVENWGLKPFPQFGKIDKALEGVPQNVAKILMSHDPTHFDYVVKKHPADISLTLSGHTHGMQFGLDLKNIKWSPVQYRYPKWADLYESEGKMLYVNRGFGVLGYPGRVGVLPEITLLELS, from the coding sequence ATGCAAAGAAATTTTTTATTTATAGCTGCCATCTTCTTGTTTCTTGAAGTCTACATTTATCAGGCAATAAGAACCTTAACAGATAATTCATGGATCAAAATAGGCTACTGCGTCTTGTCTTTGGTTATCTACGGATTCTTTGCTTACGAGGTTTCGCATTTTCAAAGGTCAGACAGAAGTACAATGAGAGCACAAATCATGATTTCATTGTTTTTGGTCTTTATCTTACCTAAAATTTTCATCGTTTTATTTTTATTGATTGATGACATTTTCAGAACTGGTGGTTATCTAATTGGCTTAACAAGACCTACAGAGAATTTCTTCCCGGAAAGAAGGAAATTTCTAAGCATTATGGGTCTTGGTTTAGGTGGCGTACTTTCTGCCCTATTTATTGACGGAATTACCTTTGGAAAATACAGACATACGGTAAGAAAAGTAAAAGTTAAAATTAAAAATCTTCCACAAAGTTTTAAAGGATATAAAATTATTCAGATTTCAGATGTTCATAGCGGAAGTTTTTCTGACCCAAGCAAACTGGAACATGCGATTGAATTGATCAATGAACAAAACGCAGATTTGGTTTTGTTTACCGGAGACATGGTGAATAACGTTTCTGAAGAATTCAAACCTTTTATTCCTCTTTTTTCTAAAATTAAAGCGAAAGACGGCAAGTTTGCAGTATTGGGAAATCATGATTACGGCGATTATGTTACCTGGGAATCTCCCAATGCAAAAAAAGTGAATCTTGATCAATTGATTGAATATGAAAAACAGGCAGGTTTTGAAATGCTAATGAATGAAAACCGTGCTATCGACAGAAACGGAGAAAAACTTTATATTTTAGGTGTTGAAAACTGGGGACTGAAGCCATTTCCACAATTTGGAAAAATTGATAAAGCTTTAGAAGGCGTTCCGCAAAACGTTGCAAAAATATTAATGAGCCATGACCCTACTCATTTTGATTACGTGGTTAAAAAACATCCTGCAGACATCAGTTTGACACTTTCCGGTCATACGCACGGAATGCAGTTTGGATTGGATTTAAAAAATATCAAATGGTCGCCTGTACAATATCGTTATCCGAAATGGGCAGACTTATATGAAAGTGAAGGAAAAATGCTTTATGTTAACCGTGGTTTCGGAGTTTTAGGATACCCTGGAAGAGTAGGGGTTTTGCCGGAGATTACATTGCTTGAGCTTTCTTAG
- the ubiE gene encoding bifunctional demethylmenaquinone methyltransferase/2-methoxy-6-polyprenyl-1,4-benzoquinol methylase UbiE has product MFDNIAPKYDLLNHALSMKIDVLWRNKLVKMMKEDAPQEVLDVATGTGDLAIAVEKGTDAKVVGLDLSQQMLNVGVIKIKKLKLDGKISMQKGDAENLPFEDNRFDAVSVAFGVRNFENLTKGLAELKRVVKENKSVYILEFSKVEGFLGPFYMFYFKNILPAIGRLVSKDNRAYTYLPDSVNAFPFGEKMRQILLDTGFKKVEYKKLSLGIATIYKATK; this is encoded by the coding sequence ATGTTCGACAATATAGCGCCGAAATACGACTTACTAAACCACGCATTATCTATGAAAATAGATGTTTTGTGGAGAAATAAGCTGGTAAAAATGATGAAAGAAGATGCTCCTCAGGAAGTTCTTGATGTAGCAACAGGAACCGGAGATTTAGCAATTGCTGTGGAAAAAGGAACTGACGCAAAAGTGGTTGGTTTAGATTTATCGCAACAAATGTTAAATGTTGGCGTTATTAAAATAAAAAAACTTAAATTAGACGGCAAAATTTCTATGCAGAAAGGGGATGCAGAAAATTTACCTTTCGAGGACAATAGATTTGATGCTGTTTCCGTTGCATTTGGAGTAAGGAACTTTGAAAACCTTACAAAAGGTTTGGCAGAGCTGAAAAGAGTAGTGAAAGAAAACAAGAGCGTATACATTCTTGAGTTTTCAAAAGTAGAGGGTTTTTTAGGACCGTTTTATATGTTTTATTTCAAAAATATATTACCGGCGATCGGAAGATTGGTTTCTAAAGACAATAGAGCGTATACTTATCTGCCGGATTCTGTAAATGCTTTCCCGTTTGGGGAGAAAATGAGACAAATACTTTTAGATACAGGATTTAAAAAAGTAGAATATAAAAAATTAAGTTTAGGTATAGCCACAATTTATAAAGCAACAAAATAA
- a CDS encoding cell division protein ZapA: MEVRRITINIAGRVYPLNVPAAEEETLRKVGKQIENMIKDFEQNFDVRDKQDALAMCALKLGTNAEVVSMNYEKNINSTNERLAKINQTLNEVGK; encoded by the coding sequence ATGGAGGTAAGGAGAATAACCATCAACATTGCAGGAAGAGTATATCCGCTGAATGTACCCGCAGCAGAAGAAGAAACTTTACGTAAAGTGGGGAAGCAGATTGAAAATATGATTAAAGATTTTGAACAAAATTTCGATGTGAGAGATAAACAAGATGCTTTGGCAATGTGCGCCCTGAAACTGGGAACCAATGCAGAAGTGGTATCTATGAACTACGAAAAAAATATAAATTCAACCAACGAAAGATTAGCCAAAATTAATCAGACGTTGAATGAGGTCGGGAAGTAA
- a CDS encoding NAD-dependent epimerase/dehydratase family protein, producing MESFTEKILITGALGQIGTELTNRLVEIHGADNVVASGLDRYQKGLTSAGHYERMDVTNTQLVKQVIKDYEITTVYHLASLLSGTSEKQPIFAWKLNLEPLLHFCEMAKEGLLQKIFWPSSIAVFGKGIPKNDVAQDVVLNPTTVYGISKMAGEKWCEYYFDKYGVDVRSIRYPGLISWKTPAGGGTTDYAVEIFYEAVEEGKYTSFISEDTAMPMLYMDDAINATLKLMEAPKESLTVRSSYNLGGMSFTPKELAAEIKKEISEFEIDYKSDFRQAIADSWPSSIDDSIAKKDWNLSYDFGISEMSKDMIKNLKVKLSK from the coding sequence ATGGAGTCCTTCACGGAAAAAATATTGATTACAGGAGCTTTGGGCCAAATCGGGACCGAGCTTACCAACAGACTTGTAGAAATTCACGGTGCAGATAATGTGGTCGCATCAGGCTTAGACAGATACCAAAAAGGGCTTACTTCTGCCGGTCATTACGAAAGAATGGATGTGACCAACACCCAATTGGTAAAACAAGTAATTAAAGATTACGAAATTACAACCGTTTATCACTTGGCGTCACTTTTATCTGGAACGTCTGAAAAGCAGCCTATTTTTGCATGGAAACTGAATCTTGAGCCGCTTCTTCATTTTTGTGAGATGGCAAAAGAAGGTTTGCTTCAAAAGATTTTCTGGCCGAGTTCAATCGCTGTTTTCGGAAAAGGAATTCCTAAAAATGATGTTGCTCAGGATGTTGTTTTGAATCCAACTACAGTGTATGGTATTTCAAAAATGGCAGGTGAAAAATGGTGCGAATATTATTTTGATAAATATGGAGTAGATGTAAGAAGTATCAGATATCCCGGATTGATTTCTTGGAAAACTCCCGCTGGTGGTGGGACTACTGATTACGCTGTTGAGATTTTCTACGAGGCAGTGGAAGAAGGGAAATATACAAGTTTTATTTCCGAAGATACAGCAATGCCAATGTTGTATATGGATGATGCAATCAACGCAACTTTGAAATTAATGGAAGCTCCGAAAGAAAGTTTGACGGTTCGTTCATCATATAATTTGGGCGGAATGTCTTTCACTCCAAAAGAATTGGCAGCTGAAATTAAGAAGGAAATTTCTGAATTTGAAATTGATTATAAATCGGATTTTAGACAGGCAATTGCAGATTCTTGGCCGTCGTCAATTGATGATTCTATCGCTAAAAAAGACTGGAATCTTTCTTACGATTTCGGAATTTCTGAGATGTCTAAAGACATGATTAAAAATCTAAAAGTCAAATTGTCTAAATAA
- a CDS encoding polysaccharide deacetylase family protein, with the protein MILLTFNLMNIESETKKEVQISDDERLAINEANTKSVLRILDIHEIKASFFIEISLVEKLKNLIKAISAQGHEIAFYNKNSSASQIEEAKKFAEDFLEKQIKGIRQKEFKIAESDLKLMGFSYISNIDNADILFPFKRLKRDSEITEENGISIVPESISPYSQLPYNDFVFQTLPMKYYQNMVFETLKNDEFVLVYLDSWQFTDVKRYQFKVPFYRSYNCGKKMEDKLEDFLTWINEKELATSRMKDYIF; encoded by the coding sequence ATGATTTTACTGACCTTTAATTTAATGAATATTGAATCTGAGACTAAAAAAGAAGTTCAGATTTCTGATGATGAAAGGTTAGCAATCAACGAAGCAAATACTAAATCGGTTCTTAGAATTTTAGACATTCATGAAATAAAAGCAAGTTTTTTTATTGAGATTTCTCTTGTAGAAAAACTTAAAAATTTAATAAAAGCAATTTCTGCTCAAGGGCACGAAATTGCTTTTTATAATAAAAACTCTTCCGCTTCACAAATAGAAGAAGCAAAAAAGTTCGCTGAAGATTTTTTAGAAAAACAAATCAAAGGCATTCGTCAAAAGGAATTTAAAATTGCGGAATCTGATTTGAAATTAATGGGATTCAGCTATATTTCTAATATTGATAATGCTGACATTCTGTTTCCTTTTAAGCGTCTAAAGAGAGATTCTGAGATCACTGAAGAGAACGGAATTAGTATTGTTCCGGAAAGTATTTCGCCTTACAGTCAACTTCCTTATAATGATTTTGTGTTTCAGACTTTACCGATGAAATATTATCAGAATATGGTTTTTGAAACGCTGAAAAATGACGAATTTGTATTGGTTTACCTTGACTCTTGGCAATTCACGGATGTGAAAAGATATCAGTTTAAAGTTCCGTTTTACAGAAGTTACAACTGTGGAAAAAAAATGGAGGACAAGTTAGAAGATTTCCTGACCTGGATCAATGAAAAAGAATTGGCGACTTCCAGAATGAAGGATTATATTTTTTAA